The Nitrosomonas cryotolerans ATCC 49181 genome includes a window with the following:
- a CDS encoding YgjP-like metallopeptidase domain-containing protein — translation MALLQIGMIEIQLDRKPIKNLYIKVLPPDGRVCVSAPRMMTDTAIRMAVISRIPWIKKQQNNLARQPRQSDREMISGECHYLWGKQYRLNVIERSGRHEVKIE, via the coding sequence ATGGCCTTGCTACAGATTGGCATGATTGAGATTCAATTGGATCGCAAACCGATTAAAAATTTGTACATTAAGGTGCTGCCGCCCGATGGTCGGGTGTGTGTTTCTGCTCCCAGAATGATGACGGATACGGCCATTCGTATGGCAGTGATCAGCCGCATTCCGTGGATCAAAAAACAACAAAATAATCTTGCCAGACAACCACGGCAATCTGATCGAGAAATGATTAGTGGTGAATGTCATTATCTATGGGGTAAGCAATACCGATTAAACGTGATTGAGCGAAGCGGTCGCCACGAGGTAAAAATAGAATAA
- a CDS encoding M48 family metallopeptidase, whose protein sequence is MALLQIGMIEMQLDRKPIKNLYIKVLPPDGRVCVSAPRMMTDTAIRMAVISRIPWIKKQQNNLARQPRQSDREMVSGECHYLWGKQYRLNVIERGGRHEVKIEREEINLYVNPGTLVENKALVLTEYYRVDLKTRIEMSISHWQDKIGVTANGWGVKKMKTRWGSCNIGAKRIWLNLELVKKPPECLEYVLVHELVHLLERRHNKRFKAYMDKYLPDWRERRERLNRMPLAAGL, encoded by the coding sequence ATGGCCTTGCTACAGATTGGCATGATTGAGATGCAATTGGATCGTAAGCCGATTAAAAATCTGTACATTAAGGTGCTGCCGCCCGATGGTCGGGTGTGTGTTTCTGCTCCCAGAATGATGACGGATACGGCCATTCGCATGGCGGTGATCAGCCGCATTCCGTGGATCAAAAAACAACAAAATAATCTTGCCAGACAACCACGGCAATCTGATCGAGAAATGGTTAGTGGTGAATGTCATTATCTATGGGGTAAACAATACCGATTAAACGTGATTGAGCGAGGCGGGCGCCACGAGGTAAAAATAGAGCGAGAAGAAATAAATTTGTACGTGAATCCCGGTACATTGGTCGAAAACAAAGCGCTGGTTTTGACCGAATATTATCGTGTGGATTTAAAAACCCGTATCGAGATGTCTATCAGCCATTGGCAGGATAAGATTGGGGTCACTGCGAATGGGTGGGGTGTTAAAAAAATGAAAACCAGATGGGGAAGCTGCAATATCGGGGCGAAGCGTATCTGGTTGAATCTTGAGTTGGTAAAAAAACCACCCGAATGTCTGGAGTATGTTCTGGTGCATGAACTGGTCCATCTTCTAGAGCGCAGGCATAACAAGCGATTTAAGGCGTATATGGATAAATACTTGCCTGATTGGCGAGAGCGGCGGGAACGGCTGAACCGAATGCCGCTTGCCGCTGGCCTATGA
- a CDS encoding helix-turn-helix domain-containing protein, whose translation MTSKLCPRRHLSRLMGEHKMRISDVIRETGLSRNTVNPDVQRNRAKGGFRSANSVRCLIAS comes from the coding sequence ATGACATCGAAGTTGTGCCCGCGGAGGCACCTGTCTCGGCTAATGGGCGAGCACAAAATGCGCATAAGCGACGTCATCCGTGAAACCGGCCTGAGCCGCAACACCGTCAATCCTGATGTACAAAGAAACCGCGCAAAAGGTGGATTTAGAAGCGCTAACTCTGTACGCTGTTTGATTGCGAGTTAG
- a CDS encoding DEAD/DEAH box helicase, translating into MAIILPSLHSKNLKLTPGERRFGTSLLRNLEDDYHCWVDVPVGPRQRRPDFIILHPGRGILVLEVKDWKLPTIHRMDRLTAEIETGQGVKTVVNPLEQARAYAIEIKELLERDPLLVQQEQGRYHGHLLLPWGFGVVFANITRKQFQAAELDQAIAGDKVICQDEMSETVAVDAFQERLWNMFTYSFGGILSLARIDRVRWHLFPEVRIQQGHLFDTVEHEADAQQIITQVLPDMIKVMDKEQEKLTRNLGHGHRIIHGVAGSGKTLILAHRALYLDKLGLAKPVLMLCYNKTLAARLKQLLIERNAGNQVQVRHFHGWCKEMCTLYQLDLSDAPGQEIWERQVAAVIAGCEKGRVPRAQYAAVLIDEGHDFKPEWFRLLVQMIDPETNALLLMYDDAQNIYGGSQRRTFNWSGVGINARGRSTILRVNYRNTVEVLDFAYQFAAAYLDQNESNEETPLVHPEFGGRKGARPEVQRLNNSAEELNYIAAWLKNRSEAGVPLNQMAVLCRFNAQITRISRELASKGLAVECAQGDGVFNPTKNTIKMLTMHSSKGLEFSSVVIPDLGCMPYAKATHEAEARLLYVALTRSTENMLVTYHKESLFTQHCERLQHTPSQPVQ; encoded by the coding sequence ATGGCTATCATTCTACCCTCGCTTCATTCCAAAAATCTGAAATTGACTCCGGGGGAGAGGCGTTTTGGTACCAGCCTGCTACGTAATCTGGAAGATGATTATCATTGCTGGGTTGATGTGCCAGTGGGGCCCCGGCAACGCCGTCCTGATTTCATCATTCTGCATCCCGGTCGGGGTATTCTGGTGTTGGAAGTAAAGGATTGGAAGCTGCCAACGATTCACCGCATGGATCGATTGACGGCTGAAATAGAAACGGGTCAGGGTGTCAAGACAGTAGTCAATCCGTTAGAGCAGGCGCGTGCTTATGCCATCGAGATCAAGGAACTGCTCGAACGTGATCCACTGCTGGTACAACAGGAACAGGGCCGTTATCACGGACATTTGCTATTACCCTGGGGCTTCGGTGTGGTGTTTGCCAATATCACCCGCAAGCAGTTTCAGGCAGCGGAACTGGATCAGGCCATTGCGGGCGACAAAGTGATTTGTCAAGATGAAATGAGCGAGACTGTAGCGGTTGACGCGTTTCAGGAACGCCTCTGGAATATGTTCACTTACAGTTTTGGCGGCATTCTTTCATTAGCGCGGATTGATCGGGTACGCTGGCATCTGTTTCCTGAAGTACGCATTCAGCAGGGTCATTTGTTTGATACCGTTGAGCATGAAGCCGATGCGCAGCAAATAATTACACAGGTATTGCCTGACATGATTAAAGTCATGGACAAAGAGCAGGAGAAACTGACGCGTAACCTGGGCCATGGGCATCGTATCATTCATGGTGTTGCCGGCTCCGGCAAGACATTGATTCTGGCGCATCGGGCGTTATATCTGGACAAGCTGGGCCTTGCTAAACCGGTCTTGATGCTTTGCTACAATAAGACATTGGCGGCCAGACTTAAACAATTATTGATTGAGCGGAACGCGGGAAATCAGGTGCAGGTGCGCCATTTTCACGGTTGGTGCAAGGAAATGTGTACGCTTTATCAGCTGGATCTATCGGATGCACCTGGTCAGGAAATCTGGGAACGGCAGGTTGCTGCGGTCATTGCCGGTTGTGAAAAAGGTCGGGTGCCTCGTGCGCAGTATGCAGCAGTCCTCATTGATGAAGGTCATGATTTCAAGCCGGAATGGTTTAGATTGCTGGTACAGATGATCGATCCGGAAACGAATGCGCTTTTGCTGATGTACGATGACGCGCAGAATATTTATGGCGGTAGCCAACGACGCACTTTCAACTGGTCCGGTGTGGGTATCAATGCAAGAGGGCGCAGTACGATTCTGAGAGTAAATTACCGAAATACGGTGGAAGTCCTCGATTTCGCTTACCAGTTCGCCGCTGCTTATCTCGACCAGAACGAGAGTAATGAAGAAACCCCGTTGGTGCATCCTGAATTTGGCGGTAGAAAGGGCGCAAGACCAGAAGTGCAGCGTCTGAATAATAGTGCAGAGGAACTGAATTATATCGCTGCCTGGCTAAAAAATCGCTCAGAAGCGGGGGTTCCTTTAAATCAGATGGCGGTATTGTGCCGCTTTAATGCGCAGATAACCCGAATCAGCCGGGAGCTGGCCAGCAAAGGATTAGCCGTAGAGTGTGCGCAGGGCGATGGTGTTTTCAACCCCACCAAAAATACGATTAAGATGTTGACGATGCATTCGAGCAAAGGATTGGAATTCAGCAGTGTTGTCATCCCTGATCTGGGCTGCATGCCCTATGCAAAAGCGACGCATGAAGCAGAAGCGCGTTTACTTTATGTCGCGCTTACGCGCTCAACGGAAAATATGCTAGTGACTTACCATAAGGAGAGCTTATTTACGCAGCACTGCGAAAGACTGCAACATACGCCTTCTCAGCCAGTACAATAG
- a CDS encoding peptide chain release factor 3 produces the protein MTINNEVARRRTFAIISHPDAGKTTLTEKLLMYAGAIHIAGSVKARKASRHATSDWMEIEKQRGISVASSVMQMEYRGCVINLLDTPGHQDFSEDTYRVLTAVDAALMVIDAANGVETQTLRLLEVCRARNTPILTFINKMDREVRDPLDLIDEIERTLGMATAPFTWPVGMGRHFHGVYDLQQACMRVFQPGADRAGTDDEVITQLDDPAIQARFGENLAYAQQEIDLIKGASPEFDREAFLAGQQTPVFFGSAINNFGVREILDALVDLAPSPDSRQAMQREVRPNETKFSGVVFKIQANMNPAHRDRIAFARICSGQFKRGMSLRVVRSGKDVRTSTVVSFLSQRREILETAYPGDIIGIPNHGTLQLGDTLTEGEALQFTGLPFFAPEIFQTVEIADPLRSKQLKLGLTQLGEEGAIQVFRPHIGNTLLLGAVGALQFEVVTHRLKHEYGVPARIAPAKYQLARWVTSDDPRELQRFIEANAHRIAYDAVDAPTFLASFGAELSVAEENWKRIQFHKLREHAGLVFQTHMTA, from the coding sequence ATGACCATTAATAACGAAGTGGCAAGACGCCGCACTTTTGCCATTATTTCCCATCCGGATGCCGGCAAAACAACGCTGACCGAAAAATTACTCATGTATGCTGGTGCGATTCACATCGCAGGCAGTGTTAAAGCACGAAAAGCAAGCCGTCACGCCACTTCTGACTGGATGGAGATCGAAAAACAACGGGGTATATCCGTAGCCAGCTCGGTCATGCAGATGGAATATCGGGGGTGTGTGATCAACTTACTGGATACACCCGGTCACCAGGACTTTTCCGAGGATACCTACCGGGTACTGACTGCGGTCGATGCCGCGCTCATGGTCATTGATGCCGCCAATGGGGTTGAAACGCAGACCTTGCGGTTACTTGAAGTATGCCGTGCACGCAACACTCCGATTCTCACTTTTATCAATAAAATGGATCGCGAGGTGCGTGATCCACTCGATCTCATTGACGAAATAGAGCGTACCCTGGGTATGGCAACCGCGCCATTTACCTGGCCGGTGGGCATGGGTCGCCATTTTCATGGGGTATATGACTTGCAACAGGCCTGCATGCGGGTATTTCAACCCGGCGCAGATCGTGCAGGCACTGATGATGAAGTGATTACCCAGCTGGATGATCCCGCTATTCAGGCTCGTTTTGGGGAAAACCTCGCTTATGCACAACAAGAAATTGATCTGATCAAGGGCGCCTCACCTGAATTTGACCGCGAAGCCTTCCTTGCAGGTCAGCAGACACCTGTTTTCTTTGGCTCAGCCATTAATAACTTTGGTGTACGCGAGATCCTCGATGCACTGGTTGATCTGGCACCCTCACCCGATTCACGTCAAGCCATGCAGCGCGAAGTACGCCCAAACGAAACGAAATTTTCTGGTGTGGTATTCAAAATTCAAGCCAACATGAATCCCGCTCACCGGGATCGTATCGCCTTTGCGCGCATCTGCTCAGGGCAATTTAAACGTGGCATGAGCCTGAGAGTTGTTCGCAGCGGCAAGGATGTGCGCACCAGCACGGTCGTTTCCTTTCTTTCCCAACGACGGGAAATACTCGAAACCGCCTATCCCGGCGATATTATCGGCATTCCCAATCATGGCACCCTCCAGTTGGGAGATACCCTGACCGAAGGTGAAGCCCTGCAATTTACCGGCCTGCCTTTCTTTGCACCGGAAATATTTCAAACGGTTGAAATTGCGGATCCACTGCGCAGCAAACAACTCAAACTGGGATTGACCCAATTAGGTGAAGAAGGTGCCATTCAGGTTTTCAGACCACATATTGGCAATACGTTATTATTGGGAGCAGTGGGCGCCTTGCAATTTGAAGTTGTCACACATCGACTCAAACATGAATACGGTGTGCCTGCCCGCATTGCCCCTGCGAAATACCAGTTGGCCCGCTGGGTCACATCCGATGACCCGCGCGAACTGCAACGCTTTATCGAGGCCAATGCGCATCGGATTGCCTATGATGCCGTGGATGCGCCGACCTTTCTGGCCTCGTTCGGGGCTGAATTAAGCGTCGCGGAAGAAAACTGGAAACGAATACAATTCCATAAGTTACGGGAACATGCCGGACTCGTGTTCCAAACACACATGACTGCCTAA
- a CDS encoding TerD family protein: MAISLQKGQRINLEKDGGGELSQMCVGVNWGAIEGKGLFGGKKKEAVDLDASCVTFDANKQALEIVYFGQLRGQGIHHSGDDRTGDMDGDDGLDNEVIMVNLNEVSPAVEQIIFVLNSFQGHDFKTIPFASIRLYEGTPSRVDNIHAKFDIANDPQFAGSVSMVLGKLYKNNGKWKFTAIGETTRDRELKNTIQTVQTQFL; encoded by the coding sequence ATGGCAATATCATTGCAAAAAGGACAACGGATTAATCTGGAGAAAGATGGTGGCGGCGAACTGTCACAGATGTGTGTAGGTGTTAACTGGGGAGCAATTGAAGGAAAAGGGCTCTTTGGTGGAAAAAAGAAAGAAGCAGTGGATCTGGATGCCAGCTGCGTCACGTTTGATGCTAATAAACAAGCCCTTGAAATCGTTTATTTTGGTCAATTACGTGGCCAGGGTATTCATCATTCCGGTGATGATCGAACAGGTGATATGGATGGTGATGACGGCCTGGATAATGAAGTGATTATGGTCAACCTGAATGAGGTTTCACCTGCCGTCGAGCAGATTATATTTGTATTGAATTCCTTTCAGGGGCACGACTTTAAAACGATTCCCTTTGCTTCTATCCGTCTGTATGAAGGGACCCCTTCACGTGTTGATAACATACACGCGAAATTTGATATCGCAAACGACCCGCAATTTGCCGGTTCTGTCTCAATGGTGTTGGGTAAGTTGTATAAAAATAATGGCAAGTGGAAATTTACGGCTATTGGAGAGACAACCCGAGACAGAGAGCTTAAGAACACAATACAGACGGTTCAAACGCAATTCCTGTAA
- a CDS encoding three component ABC system middle component, with amino-acid sequence MSSIVDALYELKYNPFKYGEYIASFYSAISDVDNNLLLAQLVIPLCSHPVFACKLSNANIKSSIWSIFGDRTKLYDLQERIDEFQNLTEQSIQYCLVNDWLSVEEDSLALSFSANPEIPLAIQKNAEKLGRIFSGHSVVEIYEHLGVKPR; translated from the coding sequence ATGAGCAGTATTGTCGATGCCCTTTATGAACTGAAGTACAATCCATTTAAATATGGTGAATATATCGCCTCGTTTTACTCTGCTATTAGTGATGTGGATAATAATTTATTACTCGCGCAACTGGTAATACCACTTTGCAGTCATCCGGTATTTGCTTGTAAGCTGAGTAACGCAAATATCAAAAGTTCAATATGGTCAATTTTTGGTGACCGAACCAAGCTCTACGACCTACAAGAGCGAATTGATGAGTTTCAAAACCTAACTGAGCAATCTATTCAATACTGCTTGGTGAATGATTGGTTGTCTGTAGAAGAAGACAGCTTAGCCCTTAGCTTTAGTGCCAACCCTGAAATTCCTTTGGCAATACAAAAAAATGCAGAAAAATTGGGGCGGATATTTAGTGGTCACTCGGTGGTCGAAATTTATGAGCATTTAGGAGTGAAACCGCGATGA
- a CDS encoding YicC/YloC family endoribonuclease, whose amino-acid sequence MIYSMTGYAAITNELPYGSFSLELRSVNNRYLDIQFRVPDELRMLEPAMRELLTTQLNRGKIDCRLSFSLLSSTEYPQQLNTELLEKLGVLNHTIKSALPEARNLSVIDVLHWPGILKNSTPPTQDLGKTAMTLLCTALDEFKATRAREGEKLKAILLERVNQIRQLLATASPLIPALLVAFQQRLKFRLQEAMVNHEDDRIRQEISLFSGKIDIDEELSRLQAHLDEVERILSQGGAVGKRLDFLMQELNREANTIGSKSVDIEVSKISMEIKVLVEQMREQVQNIE is encoded by the coding sequence ATGATTTACAGCATGACGGGCTATGCCGCAATAACCAATGAGCTACCTTACGGATCGTTTAGCCTGGAATTACGATCGGTCAATAATCGCTACCTGGATATTCAGTTTCGTGTTCCTGACGAGCTTCGCATGCTGGAACCCGCCATGCGTGAGCTGTTGACAACCCAATTGAATCGCGGAAAAATTGATTGCCGCTTAAGCTTCTCTCTGCTTTCAAGCACAGAATACCCGCAACAACTGAATACCGAGTTATTAGAGAAATTAGGCGTACTCAATCACACCATCAAATCAGCACTGCCCGAAGCGCGAAACTTAAGTGTCATTGATGTGCTGCACTGGCCCGGCATATTAAAAAACAGCACACCACCCACCCAGGACTTAGGTAAAACTGCCATGACCTTACTCTGCACCGCTCTGGATGAATTCAAGGCCACACGGGCACGCGAGGGTGAGAAGCTGAAAGCAATATTACTAGAACGCGTCAACCAGATACGTCAGCTGCTGGCAACCGCATCCCCGCTGATTCCCGCCTTACTGGTGGCATTTCAACAACGGCTCAAATTCAGATTACAAGAAGCCATGGTCAACCATGAAGATGACCGTATTCGTCAGGAAATTTCCCTTTTCTCTGGAAAAATTGATATCGATGAAGAACTATCCCGCTTACAGGCACATCTGGATGAAGTAGAACGTATTCTGTCTCAAGGAGGGGCCGTCGGTAAACGACTGGATTTTCTAATGCAGGAGCTTAACCGCGAAGCAAATACCATCGGATCAAAATCGGTTGATATCGAAGTTTCGAAAATTTCAATGGAGATCAAAGTACTGGTTGAACAAATGCGCGAACAGGTACAAAACATCGAATAA
- a CDS encoding TerD family protein produces the protein MDLIAGGNAPVATSPLTVRIQSAGASDISAFLLYTNDKVSGDNDMVFYGQKQSKGGLVILTEGDGDSLFNIDLPALPQDIHKVAFTTVCDAGKTVATLGSLSIQVERAGTVLVKGVVDLTGRTEAALILGELYRRNSEWKFRFISQGFNGGLKPLAEHFGVEVDDDQPAPAPTPPKIPIPTKSINLSKVSLTKEKPRISLAKQTNFGKIRINLNWQQGKEDKGMFGNLFGGSKGIDLDLGAFVRAKDGRKYVIQALGENFGQFDAFPYVRLQGDDRTGAVTDGEWLDINGACWKEIEEVLIFAFIYQGAPNWDGTDGVVSLYIPDQAPIETRLTEGDSNARMCAIARLLNQNNAIDVVRVNRYFDGHREMDQAFNWGFRWTQGSKD, from the coding sequence ATGGACTTAATTGCTGGAGGTAATGCACCGGTTGCCACATCCCCGTTAACCGTCAGGATTCAATCGGCGGGCGCATCCGATATCAGCGCTTTTCTTCTTTATACCAACGACAAGGTATCAGGCGACAATGATATGGTGTTCTACGGCCAAAAACAAAGTAAAGGTGGCCTGGTGATACTGACGGAAGGGGATGGCGACAGCCTGTTTAATATTGATTTACCAGCCCTGCCCCAGGATATTCATAAGGTGGCATTTACGACTGTTTGCGATGCGGGCAAAACGGTTGCCACATTGGGCTCGTTATCTATTCAGGTCGAGCGGGCAGGTACCGTTCTGGTCAAAGGCGTGGTCGATCTGACAGGGCGAACGGAAGCAGCCTTGATTCTCGGTGAATTGTATCGTCGTAATAGTGAATGGAAGTTTCGTTTCATCTCGCAAGGTTTTAATGGGGGCCTCAAGCCACTGGCTGAACACTTTGGCGTGGAAGTCGATGACGACCAGCCGGCCCCCGCCCCGACTCCGCCCAAAATACCGATTCCAACAAAATCAATTAATCTGAGCAAAGTATCCCTGACCAAGGAAAAACCACGCATCAGTTTGGCCAAGCAAACTAATTTTGGAAAAATTAGAATTAACCTGAATTGGCAGCAAGGAAAAGAAGATAAGGGTATGTTCGGCAATCTGTTTGGCGGATCTAAAGGTATTGATCTCGATCTAGGGGCATTTGTCCGCGCTAAAGACGGCAGGAAATACGTCATTCAAGCACTGGGTGAGAACTTTGGCCAGTTTGATGCTTTCCCCTATGTGAGATTACAAGGCGATGATCGCACTGGTGCCGTAACCGATGGAGAATGGCTGGATATTAACGGCGCTTGTTGGAAAGAAATTGAAGAAGTGCTGATATTCGCTTTCATCTATCAAGGTGCCCCAAACTGGGACGGTACCGATGGCGTGGTCTCACTCTATATTCCCGATCAGGCACCGATTGAGACCCGTTTGACTGAAGGCGACAGCAACGCACGCATGTGCGCAATCGCGCGCCTCCTTAACCAAAATAACGCCATCGACGTGGTGCGCGTCAATCGCTACTTCGATGGTCATCGAGAAATGGATCAGGCTTTCAATTGGGGGTTTCGCTGGACTCAGGGCAGCAAAGATTAA
- a CDS encoding DUF3732 domain-containing protein, with the protein MKTLIHEIGVIDRLGKKHPVAFKKGLNVVTGKSSTGKSALIEIFDYCFGSSENTIPKGVITASAEIYYVALAVNEQDMVIARNPDPSSGAFLRQVDVFNSDDIQRDYFERNYFKPLNKFKKHLRKFFLDIDNVDESLAARANRKSNRKSATPSIRSFTSFILQHQNLVANKHALFYRFDEKEKRDQAIAHTKIFLGLVDQEYFHLSQEHERLTGEVNRLKRQQETSKQASETYKERVGPVLSQLYAMMGFKEEPLSLLAVLRDLQDAKDQLDKIIVPEKINHHSDAVTQRYSQLKKTRTFKTSELRKLQRQAASITKHIDEEVRFVDNVRQFESPENVHISATVCPFCHTEKESLRESAEKLKRAIIKVSGNLAQARPMKAEFESLLVDVKRNIGTFNKEITDLNQQIIEIEKTEKQLAEQKSLYESILMEKAKLFMLLDTLNLADDVELEKKIEALGKQLKVMNKKLKREYGHVQNKLKKAAEKVNEYMAEIGNHFEFEDSYKPINLHFSFETFDLYHLTPEPASEKIYLRSMGSGANWLYSHVTLFLALHKYFAELGDKCSIPSIIFFDQPTQVYFPNFKRDNAETFDEQKVQEAEQRKDLEGERAVDEDIKAVGNLFSQLSIYCNEIEQRNSFCPQIIVTDHADDLTLTNGVSFESLVNGNRWRTRGLIEPVPK; encoded by the coding sequence ATGAAAACACTGATTCATGAAATTGGCGTTATTGATAGATTGGGTAAGAAGCACCCGGTAGCATTTAAAAAAGGACTGAATGTTGTTACCGGTAAGTCGTCTACCGGTAAAAGTGCGTTGATTGAGATCTTTGACTATTGCTTCGGTAGTAGTGAAAACACCATTCCCAAAGGTGTTATTACGGCTAGTGCAGAAATTTATTACGTTGCGCTTGCCGTTAATGAGCAAGATATGGTGATTGCCCGAAACCCTGACCCGAGTAGTGGAGCCTTTCTCCGTCAAGTAGACGTGTTTAATTCGGACGATATTCAACGAGATTACTTTGAAAGGAATTACTTCAAGCCACTGAACAAGTTTAAAAAACATCTTCGTAAGTTTTTCTTAGATATTGACAATGTAGATGAGTCATTAGCGGCAAGAGCCAACCGAAAATCTAACCGCAAATCTGCTACGCCTTCTATTCGTAGTTTTACATCTTTTATCCTTCAACATCAGAATCTTGTTGCGAACAAGCACGCGCTTTTTTACCGATTTGATGAAAAGGAAAAACGGGATCAAGCCATTGCCCATACAAAGATCTTTTTAGGTTTGGTTGATCAAGAATATTTTCATCTTTCGCAAGAACATGAGCGGTTGACCGGTGAAGTTAATCGTTTGAAACGCCAACAAGAAACAAGTAAGCAAGCATCTGAGACTTACAAAGAGAGAGTCGGACCAGTGTTGAGCCAACTCTATGCAATGATGGGGTTTAAGGAAGAGCCGTTATCTCTGTTAGCGGTGCTGCGGGATCTTCAAGATGCTAAAGACCAGCTCGACAAGATTATTGTACCGGAAAAGATTAACCATCATTCGGATGCGGTAACGCAAAGGTATAGCCAGCTGAAGAAAACGCGTACGTTTAAAACGTCGGAGCTGAGAAAGCTACAACGCCAAGCAGCATCTATAACCAAACACATCGATGAAGAAGTGCGCTTTGTTGACAATGTGCGCCAATTTGAGTCACCTGAGAATGTGCATATTTCTGCAACGGTATGCCCTTTTTGTCATACGGAAAAAGAAAGCTTACGGGAGAGCGCCGAAAAATTAAAGCGGGCCATCATCAAAGTGTCGGGGAATCTTGCCCAAGCTCGCCCGATGAAAGCGGAGTTTGAGTCGCTCTTGGTTGATGTAAAGCGCAATATTGGAACATTTAATAAAGAGATCACGGATTTAAATCAGCAAATTATCGAAATAGAGAAAACAGAAAAGCAGTTAGCTGAACAAAAGAGTCTGTATGAAAGCATACTGATGGAAAAGGCTAAACTATTTATGCTGCTAGACACCCTGAATTTGGCCGATGACGTTGAGCTTGAGAAGAAAATTGAAGCTTTGGGAAAGCAGCTGAAGGTCATGAACAAAAAGCTAAAGAGGGAGTACGGTCATGTTCAAAATAAGTTAAAAAAAGCGGCGGAGAAGGTTAACGAGTATATGGCTGAGATCGGTAACCATTTTGAGTTCGAAGACAGTTACAAACCGATCAATCTTCACTTTTCCTTTGAAACGTTTGATCTCTACCATTTAACACCAGAGCCTGCATCAGAGAAAATATATTTAAGATCTATGGGGAGTGGTGCAAACTGGCTTTATAGTCACGTTACTCTATTTTTAGCCTTGCATAAGTACTTTGCTGAATTGGGCGACAAATGCTCGATCCCTTCAATTATATTCTTTGACCAACCTACGCAAGTATATTTTCCGAATTTCAAACGAGATAACGCTGAGACGTTTGACGAACAAAAGGTTCAAGAAGCTGAACAGCGCAAGGATTTAGAAGGCGAGCGAGCTGTTGATGAAGATATTAAGGCAGTAGGAAACTTATTTAGCCAACTATCTATTTATTGCAACGAGATCGAGCAGCGAAACAGCTTTTGCCCACAGATTATCGTGACGGATCATGCTGATGACCTAACCTTGACAAATGGAGTTTCGTTTGAGTCATTGGTAAATGGAAATAGATGGCGTACGCGAGGGTTAATTGAACCTGTACCAAAATGA